A region of Rhodamnia argentea isolate NSW1041297 chromosome 9, ASM2092103v1, whole genome shotgun sequence DNA encodes the following proteins:
- the LOC115737072 gene encoding uncharacterized protein LOC115737072, translating into MKETSPTLMKPKTPFSERDSQISASSWSLSLLSEPPDIRKWFSSYVYESPSLGPNEDFLGSTLEESVHENNGFGVDDREKGGEEEAASQNSNCIRGRDQVGALEFTSNFGSNKHGEESPTEVPESFESSLQISEPPDLREWFLSYVYESPELSEHSKEFVSIESECKKEWPVSGEGKKEHESLGEVTKVKDSDVAGASEAPHNNGLVNNGAGSFIDQEREDQFLTKIADSLSPPLLLSEPPDITNWFSSYVYESPELSMFPGSPVEESGDGKDDLILEEAIGEKEDNQRNSSGDRIDGGMGINERLNSALCSSSHEDLKQEYQQIQDEVGNKSKEDKRLLPQIPSPEIVDGRMESKALPDNDQDCNSKRPKQLHSEEAICFHSNINWNSSNDKRKARKELIGGLEEVSGVKAQSREVAHTLLEDNLSLSPVDQASVRRSTHGDHDKENNRRNNDSTDFVSVRRKETTSASDELMGPRSALHQCSHAKRNVSSAAIEDEGKMRPLSEITNFRSNFDVQESAGKWKCPQKRKPILGPPMKQLRLERWINRI; encoded by the exons atgaaagAGACGAGCCCAACTCTGATGAAACCCAAAACTCCTTTCAGCGAACGCGATTCACAG ATTTCAGCTTCTTCCTGGTCGCTCTCGCTCCTCTCTG AGCCTCCCGATATTAGGAAATGGTTCTCTAGCTACGTATACGAGTCACCTTCACTGGGTCCAAATGAGGACTTTCTGGGTTCTACTCTTGAGGAGAGCGTACACGAGAACAATGGGTTCGGTGTTGACGATagggaaaaaggaggagaagaagaagcggCTTCGCAAAACTCTAATTGTATCAGAGGCAGAGACCAAGTGGGCGCTCTAGAGTTCACCAGTAATTTTGGGAGCAATAAGCATGGAGAAGAGTCTCCAACAGAG GTTCCAGAATCCTTTGAGTCATCTTTGCAAATTTCAG AACCTCCCGATCTCAGAGAATGGTTTTTGAGTTATGTTTATGAGTCACCCGAGTTGAGTGAACACAGCAAAGAGTTTGTCTCCATAGAAAGTGAATGCAAGAAAGAATGGCCTGTTTCTGGTGAGGGCAAGAAAGAGCATGAGAGTTTAGGGGAAGTTACCAAAGTGAAAGACAGTGATGTTGCTGGTGCCAGTGAGGCACCGCACAACAATGGACTTGTGAATAATGGTGCTGGCTCATTCATAGATCAAGAGCGTGAAGATCAATTTCTGACCAAG ATAGCAGATTCTCTGAGCCCACCTTTGCTACTCTCTG AGCCTCCCGACATAACAAATTGGTTCTCAAGCTATGTCTACGAATCTCCAGAATTAAGCATGTTCCCAGGATCTCCAGTTGAGGAAAGTGGGGATGGGAAAGATGACTTGATTCTTGAAGAGGCtattggagaaaaagaagacaatCAGCGTAACTCTTCAGGTGATAGAATAGATGGTGGCATGGGAATCAATGAACGGTTGAACTCTGCCCTCTGTAGCAGCTCTCATGAAGATCTCAAGCAAGAATATCAGCAAATTCAGGATGAG GTTGGCAATAAATCTAAAGAGGACAAACGTCTTTTACCTCAGATTCCTTCCCCTGAAATTGTTGATGGAAGGATGGAATCTAAAGCATTGCCTGACAATGACCAGGATTGTAATAGTAAGAGGCCGAAGCAACTTCATTCTGAAGAAGCTATCTGTTTCCACTCCAACATCAATTGGAACTCAAGCAACGATAAAAGAAAAGCTCGTAAGGAGTTGATTGGTGGATTGGAAGAGGTCTCGGGAGTGAAGGCCCAGAGTAGGGAAGTTGCTCACACCCTGCTTGAAGACAATTTGAGCTTATCTCCAGTTGATCAAGCTTCAGTGAGAAGATCAACCCACGGAGATCATGACAAAGAAAACAATCGAAGAAATAATGACAGCACCGATTTTGTTTCCGTAAGGAGGAAGGAAACTACAAGTGCAAGTGATGAATTGATGGGGCCACGGAGCGCTTTGCACCAGTGCTCGCACGCTAAAAGAAATGTTTCGTCAGCTGCTATAGAGGACGAAGGCAAGATGAGGCCACTATCGGAAATAACTAATTTCCGGAGCAATTTTGATGTGCAGGAGTCTGCTGGGAAGTGGAAGTGTCCTCAGAAAAGAAAACCCATTCTTGGACCTCCAATGAAGCAGCTAAGACTAGAACGATGGATCAATAGGATCTGA